GTCAAGTACGCCAACCATGCAActgagcttgcctagccatggctCTGTTGAGCCTTgcttggctaggcaaggcttgcCAATGGTTGGAGGAGGCCTAGGTGAGGCCCGCTTGGCCATTGCTGAGCTCGCCAAATCTCGCCCTATCCTAGCGAGCCTTCAGCAAGGGTCACCAGTAATTGGTGACGATgatggtggaagaagaagagaaaaggaagaagaacaaaagaaaaaaaagataaaagaaaaattgattgacttaattttaaaattattccaaaaaaacAATCTCGATTCTACTTgaaatctattttaggaataataaatttatcaaacggatttcttgAAAtctatttagaataaaaaatttatcaaacggatttctattcaaagtttattctcgagaataaaagaatagaaatttttactaTACGCACCCTTAGTAAGTAGCAATATGAAGAGGATGTCCGGTCGTGATCAGCGCAAAGAACTTTCAGCTGAAGATCCAACATATCGAAGTTGTGCATTGCACGTCCGGAAAAGATCCCCCGTTGCTTCGACacactaagggcgcgtttggttgtgttttgtttaaaaattgttcagggagcagaaatagaaaaaagtgtttcggtTCCcaggggaacaatttttgaataaacaacgcgtttggtaaacttgttaggaataaaaaaataaacagaaacatgtttggtaaatttggataatttttttatttcttttatttttctattttttcttatttttcctttttttctttttttctttttcattttttttcttcttttggccggtcgccaaggCCTTGGCCTATGGCgacggccggccggcgaggatcggcctcgccttgatcggcgaggccgagctcgcccggggcggtggctcggcgaggctcgaggccGCGGCCcggggcgaggtcggcctcgccgggactgggcgagctcgagctcgcccggccatggcgaggccgaccctcgcccggctacggcgagcctcggcctcgcctgggACGGCGAgcttcggcctcgccggggcggcgagcctcgagtgtggccaagcgagccgccgccctcgtcggccgatcaCGCCAGAGCCATGGCGGGGGCGTGACcaggccaaaagaaaaaagaacaagaaaataaagagaaaagaaaaagaaaaaagtatttctatttgtgtttgaaacaagaaacaagtttttgtgtttcttgtttgtttttcttttgttcctgggaacaaaagaacaaaaaggaacagcaATGCACACAAGtgcgttttgtttttttgttcccagaacaaaaacagaaatttctgtccTGGAACAGAAACAGGGTgcaaccatgcaggccctaagCTTTCAAATATCCAGAAGTGTTTACTTCAAGGACATGCTCATGTGTCGATGCAGCGCACGGCAATGATTATATTTAAACTGAGCGACTAGCTCACATGAAAATCGGGCAACGTAATGCACATAGAGCAGCATTTCACAGGAGCTCGATTTTAGAAATCTGTTCTGCTAATAAGATGAACAAaggaagaaattaaagaaaaatcgttCAAAACCAATCTGAGCGAGACAAGAAAGGAGTGGACTATATACAGAGGTATATCGAACAACCCAGTTGTAGctcaacaaaaacaaacaacatGACTCCACATGCGGAATGGAACGTTCAGATGGAGAGCCTTACAAGATATAAGCAGCTATAAGTTACATATGAACCAAAGGTCCACAGACACCATTGATGATTTCAATCGAACAGTTGACGAATGTAAGACCAACAATCTTTGTACCGAAATCAATGTGCGGCAACATCTGCTTCGCCTCCAGCAGGGAGCAGCGGTTGCATTTCCGGAGCGCCTCCCATGAACACCTTCGCAATCCTCTCAGTGGGGACGATGGGGAGGTAGTTAGAAACCTTGTACCCTTTCTCCGCAGTGTTGCGCACCGTCTCATTGTACTTCTCGGTGCAATAGGCAGCAGTTGGCATGACGACTTGAGTCACGTGGGGGACGAGAGGAAGCTGGTTGAGCTTGCGCCAAGCCGACACAGCACACTTCTCCATCTTGGGCTCGTACTTAGAGTACAGCCCCTTAGCGGTGGGTTCACACTTGGTGTAGACAGACTTGGCGATTCCTGAGGCGGTGTCGACCACACCAGCCCGCTTGACTTCATGAGCCATGGCTTGAGCTGCCACAGGAGCCTGCTGAGCCGCAGACATGGCCTGGGCAGAAACTTGTTTGACAACAGGTGGTACACGGCTGTCGATCTTGGTCACTGACTCATCAATCTGCATCGTAAGAATACTTCCCACTCAGTACAATGAAAACGGCACAAGCACAATTTTGCACATTTAGTGCGAATATGCAAACAGATAAATCCTAGTTTATTCAACGAAGACTTCGCAAGTGACCTACTAAAGAGATCATATGAAGCCCCTTAATTCTCCGTTTTTAACTTTCATACTAACTCATTGCTCATCACTagcctttattttatttttttgggttaacCTGTATTCAACTACAAGGCACTTGCCCAAACGGAGATACACACCAAACTCAGGCAGAGCTAACCGTTTTACGAACGGTCGCCCATGTCTTGTACTCCGCACACTGTTGAATCCATTAACCAGTAACCCCATGGGAATTAACAAACGTGCAGTGATAGAGAAAAAACTGTCCGTCAACTCATGCAgaatcaatgaaaaagaaacaaacctTGCGGTCGACAAATTTGAGGACTTCGATTGGGACATCATGGAACTTAACGTAAACGGGTCCGACCACAGTTTTGACCGTTCCCTCGACAGTTTCCACTCCAGACTTCAAGGGGCCTGACCTCTCCTTGGCATAAGCATAGACGCTCACGAAGCACAGCGCAGTGTGAACTGCAGCTACTTGCACAAACTCCAGGTACTTCAGCCTCTGCTCCTCTTCCTTGGTCTGTGGGAAAAATGCACAACGTCAGTTTTAAGATAGTAATGCACAACACAATAGAATCGTCATCCACCGTTtgaccaaaaatttcaaaatgttcCAACTGCAAACGCCCCATCCATGTGCTCTTTGCATTCGCACAAAATGACGTGAGGATGCGAAGAACAAACATGCCTGAAATTACTGGATAAGAATGCAAAACTACTAGCTCGGCAAACATTCTAGGTCACACGTGTTGTTTCGAGTCATCTCCGCAGTTTACTAATTGAGACATAAATCCTCGATTAAAACTAATCGCAACACCAAAACACTCAAATTCACGtccatattgaacaaaaaaacacgaACAACAACATCGCAAATTATCTCCAGATGAAACCAAAATACCCAAATTTTCCTGCGAACGCAAAGCTACTAGCTTTGGCAAACATTCCAGGTCACACTTGTTGTTTCGAGACATTGATCCTCAATCACGACCAATCGCGACCGCAAAACACTCGATTTCGCGCCcatattcaacaagaagaaacGAAAAGCACCGCGAATTGTCTCCAGATgaaaccaaaaacccaaaattttcCAACCCGCCTTATAAAGAGGAAAATTGAAATCCAAAAACCTAGCAACTCAACACAGAGCACCGGCATCGATGCAAAACTAATCTCCCACACCAAACCAGATTCcgcaaaacgaaaaaaaaaagcaaacaaacaAAGCTGATCAATTTTCAACTTCAAAGGGACACAGAAGAGGAGGACCGAAGACGGAGACTCACCATCTCTTGCTGCCTATTGAGATCGCTTTCGGCCATCGGCAAAACCTGGTTCGAACGCTTGAGGATTATCGGACGAACTTGGTGGTGATCGCTGTTCGGACGGTTGCGAGGTGAGGAATTCACCGCGAGGAAGGAAAACACGATTCGACGCTAcgtataaataaaaagaagaactcgattcttttttttctttaattggaaTCTGGAGGCGAAATTCTAGTTGGATGGAAATTGGAGACAGAAACGCCCCCTATTTATGCGCCCAGCGATTCGGACCGTGTGGGGGAACGAACCGCGGTCGTGCGGCCCCCGGTTTAGGGGGAAAGCGCGTCGCCGCCCTTCGCGATTGGTCGAGAttcgtcggagagagagagagagagagagagagcttgacgGTGACGGTGTAGGAGGACGTGGACGCCGTCTTTGGGGGGCGTTGACTGCTTAGCCGCTAAGTCTTTTTCCCGTCGGAGGGAGGCCTAGCGGGGCAAGGAAATGACGTCATCGGGGGACGGTGATGGGACGGTCTCCCAAGTCGTCGTCGACGTCGGAAGAGAAGGGATGGTTCTAGAAGGgcctaattccataaaaaaattcctaacTTCTCTCGATTTATCTTTTTTTGTCCGGAGAAAACCTATAATTAAGGTGAGTCCGTGGGGCCGTCGCTGTTTTGTCCTAAAGCATCCTGAATAAGTACGCTCTTATTGCCATCCGAAGATTTATCTAAAattctgaactttttattttgttataaccattcatttttattcatttttccattaaaaatataaaatgtacGATACACGTGATTTTTTGAAGAGTCGGAGTatattttcatctcatttttaaagcaaattttccttgactcttaattgctgaaaatatctaaaaattttaagcaTTACAATTCTTATTAGGAACAAGTGTCGACATCTTTCCATTCAAGACATAGCGGTGGATTTGGGGGCTTCACATTAAGGGATAACTTAAAGATGATAATGCACAATTTATCTTACTCGATCAAAGTGCCATAATGAAGTAAAGCATAAATAGTTTACTAAGGCTAGTTTTGTCATCCGCTGCCTTGTGAGAGTATGAAAACAATACTGAATGCATTAAAGTTTtgtttcaattattttgatgtAGGCCCAATTTATGGTAGCTTTGGATTGAAgttctttgtttcttcaaacGTGGCCCcatttgtctttgttttttcttgacTTCATATTATACTTTCGATGTTTTCTCTGTTCATACTATATAAAACTATAGAAATATATTAACCGGTaaccttttttcttattttagctGACTTTTATGTGCTACTTTTTGCAAATTCACATGGTTGATGTAACATTTTCGTTACTCCATGGATTGGGGGTAGGTTTgttcatgaaagaaaaagtaaagtaaatcaaGGGTCATAATAACAAGTGGTTTTATGATCTAGATGAGTTGACctattttgagattttatccTTGGTACAATATAAGagttattatgaaaaattccaCCATCTAATGTAGTAGAAGATCGGCCCAAAAAAATGTAGTGGAAGAATTTTGAGGGTGCTTTAAAACTAAATGAAGATGATAGTTTGATACAGAAAACGCTAGGACTTTGGGCTAATATTGGCAGTACAAGTGAGATATACCGAACATAATGAAGACGTGGTTAGAGTAGACCATagagaaaaagttaaaagttgtAGGGAAGAGTGTGGCTACTTATACTGTAAGTTGTAGAGGACTTGTATGACTGCTAGCCAAATCAATGGGCCTATTGGGGTCTCGAGTTTATGAGTTGGCATCAGTTATAGATTAGTTGAGGGATGGATAAATACAGAAGTTAAACGAGGCAATTGTAATACTTACTAATGAGCGTGATCATGAAAATGAAGAGGATGACAAGCTTGTTGAGGGCACATGGTAGTCTGCTAATGAAGTGGCTATGGAGAAAAACTAAATCTTTTAAGAAAGAGAATGCATGTGAAGTTGCTAGGTTGTTAGAGATACCTACAGAAATTAACGGTAAATTTCTTAATTAAGTAGAAcgagaaaaggaggagagagaggctataacaacaacaacaacccaATGTGAAGATTTATATAGAGCCCAATACGAACCCTTTGAGCTAAGTGACTCTAATTGCAGCCTTTCTGATGAGTGATGAAGAATAATTAGGAACGAGAAGAGGTGATTAGAAGGAAGAGCACATGCTTATAATACGATGAAATCACAGGGATACCTCAGTTCGCAGTATTCAATGGCCCTAAGCGATTTAAGGAAGCTATCAACAAGGATGCAGCCGTCAAAAGAGCTAAGATTGACTTTTGTCGAGAACGATCAGGCAAGAGTAAAGGCAAAATGTAAGGCTAAAAAACTGCGAATGGCTTATTTATGCAGCAAGAGATAACAACACGGGCTTGTTTCAAGGTGGACTTGGACGAACTTCGAGGCTTTTTAAGGTACCTCGTAAGGCCATGGCCCAACAACGTTCTTGCCGCTCACATGGAAAACTTGACAATTTGGGCCAGTCTTCCGACGAAATCATAGGCTTCTTGGGCTcggaaaaaattgaatttcattATTAGAAAGTGCAAAGTCAATCCTGGTTTTTTCCTTTGAGTCGGACGATTCTAGTCCGATGAACCATGAACACCATGTTTTTGGGAAAGATACTAGGTGAACGTCGTCCACAACGAATGTTGTGTGTGACTTTAGATAATGTGTGTATAGTGGCTTCTATTGAAGGAAGCAAATGAGTCGACAATAACAATATGACAAGTTATTATCGATAATCATATATCACATCAATTGATGACATTGTGCACACTCTGAAATGATTCTCATTTGATTAATCCTCCAACTAGACTAATGTATGGACTTCCCTCCAGCCACAAGTCGTTTGCAAGAATTTCATGATAGGAGGTGAAGGTGGCAAAGCCGGTGATGATGAAGCATATGAAATTGGTGGAGACAAAGCAAAAGAAcccataaattgaaattttttgcttTCTCCAAGGGTGTCAACGGAAGGATCTATGTTTAAATACCGTTGATATACACCATCCTTTGGTTTTCAGGATAATGCAAGTTTAAACCTCTATTATTTCgctgaaaataaatgatttagaaaatatcttCCTAATAATTATTACTCGTATCTCTTACAAAAACAAgtgattgaaaaatatttatattgtttatgaaaatatctatataaaaattattgttaataatgaaaatatttttcattaattaattatttcaagcgatataagtgattattttttggaaaatatattataaattattcatttttagcgAAATTAATGCAACCTAAGAATAGCATGATTGAGTAAATGCATCGACAATTATGTTAGGACCACAGAAAGCATGACATTGAGTGATGTGATGGGGGAATCAAAAGCactccaaatcattcattttcgaTCACGAACGGTCAATGGCCAATTAAATTATCAAACTAATATCACCATTTCGTTGGGAGTTAGAAGTAAATGATACTAGCATAGCTTCGAATAAGAAGTAAATGATCTAGCATGATCTCGGACTCTCAAGGACTTTGTGAAATTCGAACTACTGAATGGTGTGAAAACAATGAGACGATAtggaaattgtgtgaaattttatgaaattagaaCAAACAGCCTAAATTCTCGGAGGTCATGTGTTGCTCGATAATTGAAACCGACCGTTAACTACTAATGGATAGACCAGAGTGCATTCCGGAAATTCAGAAAGACCTATAAAATAGGACGGGAATGCTTTTGTAATCAAAGATGGACATTGGAACCAGAAAACCTAATGCAATtcgaaattcaaattacacactCTAAGCAAAGTCTAATCTAAATCGATATTTTAGAATagtctcttcatcttcatttcttAAGGGTCAAAATTTAATGCGTCATTGCGATTTTATGATCGTCTCactgtttgatttttcttatatCTTCAAATGGACCTAATAAACACTACCGTAG
The nucleotide sequence above comes from Eucalyptus grandis isolate ANBG69807.140 chromosome 2, ASM1654582v1, whole genome shotgun sequence. Encoded proteins:
- the LOC104432287 gene encoding REF/SRPP-like protein At3g05500; this translates as MAESDLNRQQEMTKEEEQRLKYLEFVQVAAVHTALCFVSVYAYAKERSGPLKSGVETVEGTVKTVVGPVYVKFHDVPIEVLKFVDRKIDESVTKIDSRVPPVVKQVSAQAMSAAQQAPVAAQAMAHEVKRAGVVDTASGIAKSVYTKCEPTAKGLYSKYEPKMEKCAVSAWRKLNQLPLVPHVTQVVMPTAAYCTEKYNETVRNTAEKGYKVSNYLPIVPTERIAKVFMGGAPEMQPLLPAGGEADVAAH